Within the Tursiops truncatus isolate mTurTru1 chromosome 12, mTurTru1.mat.Y, whole genome shotgun sequence genome, the region gctggagtctgtgctctggcTGTAGCGGGTCAGTAGCGGTGGGCCTGGTGAGATGGGTGGTACTGTGCGCTCTGCTGAGATGAGGAGGAATAGCCTAGTGAGCTCTGGGACTGAGAGGATCCCTGAACACTGCTTTGGTAATTCAGGCGCGAACTGGAGTGCTaggagaaggaaacaggaaaagggAGTGACTGATGGAGGAAGGGAACAGCTCAAGATGCTAATCACAACAGGACGGAGAGATGAGCCATTCTCATCAGAGGCTCCCGGTTCTGACCCATCGTAGCGACAGTTAATTTAGTTTGTTAATACATTTTGCTGACTTGACATCACAGCCTGCCACCACTGTTCTGGCATGCACGAAAGTTGGCTGGATTTCTTTGGGAGATAAGCTACACTGGCAACGAAAGGTAGAGGGGAAACTTAGGCTAATTCTGATTAGTTTCTCTTTGCATAACTGAGATTTGCAAACAGGAATAATCAGTTTGGCATATTGAATCAGTGGTGTTCATAATGTATACTGATGTGCTGTTagttttctcattataaataacAAAGTTGTTGTGATTAAGAAAAGAGTTTTCAGAGGGAGAGGCTAGAGTGGCTTCAGCAGCTTCACCTACATGACAGAGCCAGGCAAGGCTGGGTAGGGGTGGCAGCAATAAGTGCTTTTTATAAACTTCaggtgacatttattttttttaattaattatttatttatttggctgcacagggtcttagttgcggcacccgggatctttagttgtggcatgagggatctagttccctgaccagggatcgaacccaggccccctgcattgggagcgcggagccttagccactggaccaccagagaagtccttcaggtaacatttagaattttaaaaaatttcatatgtGAAAATTCTCTCAAGAGAAGGCTGAGACAAATGTATttcagttcaatgtatttttattaccttAAGTGAAACATTCATCTTCATAGTACCAAgggcaaatatgaaaaaaatatgtaaaagaaaaattcaccTATAGAATAAGAACAGGGTGCCTGGTTAAATATAAGCATAGCTGGAACCAGTGTCTTTGGCTATGCCCAGAAGGCTGGTTCTTCCTGTGAGCGAAGTGGGAAAGATCATATGTAATAAAGCTATTACTTggagttaaaaatgtaaatgacctTGAGGTGGCACTGGCGGTTTGCGGAAGGACAAATAAGCAAGCGTGCCCCACTCAGCGCACAAGAGGCAGCCAAGCTGGACTTGCAACATCGGGTCCAAGATAACAGAGCAATAAGATAGTCTTGGTTAAAAATAATCTCGCTTAACTCCTTCCTGTGTTACACAACTCTGACGAGTTGTGTTGTTGTAAGAAGCCTTTCCAGATTCTAACTATGTTTTATTGTCAGtttattatggggaaaaaaaatgtcctttccaTTCACAAGGCCTACAGTTGCTGAGCTGGCTACGACTGCTTTCACTTTAGCTGATTAGACTCAGCATAGTAGCTCCTCCGTACTGGATAAAGAACAAATGTGTCCATAATATGAGAGTTGCAGACAGGTGCAATGGGACTCCCTCACCCCTCATGCTAGTCTTTCCAACTAACTAGCTGAGAAAgctacccatttcacagatatgctgttttatttttaagtagacaGCTCAGTATGGACAAAGAAAAGCATTTGAAGAACTCCTGGATTTGAAAGGAATAAATACAATAGCTAAGTAATCTGTCCATGATCGACTATAATCAGGTTAATATAACACAATCAGAGACACAAAGATGAGCCAGTATATAGTAAAGGTTTGTTGCTCATATAATAAGAATAAACTAATGTTAGGGGGAAAACTGACTTTATAGTAAAATTCAAATATGTTCATGACTACTACCCAAATAGCAAGCTGTTTTTAGCAGATCAAACTGATGCCTTGATTACTTTAATTGGAACCAATGGAAGTGCTATTATATACTCCTCTGCTTGCAGGGAATCTTCCAAGATAAGTTCTCAAAGTAGTTGTGCTGAGATATTCAGAATGTAAAGCCAGTTAGACAGCTATTTATTATGTCTTTCTTGTTAATGTTTCTCTTGTTTCCAGTTCCTAATCAGTGAGTTTATGTCTTCCTTGCCCacggttttgttttctgttatctATCTCCTGTGTGCTTCTTCTCCACCAGTTCCCTGAGGGACTGTGGttctaaaccttttttttttaaacctttaaattCCTTTCCCTTCTTAGATCTTTTCTTACCTTGTTACTAccttgaaaacttttttttctcccaagaatCCCTACAGTTTTCACCAGTATTTTTACCTCTCTCTCCAAATACCAATTCTTagacttttttcctttaatttcctgAATTGGTAATACCTTTAATTTCCTGAATTGGTAATAcaattgtagttttcttttaaatcttaatAACAAAACGTATTTTCTAGCCTCAAAATTATTTCTAGTGAGATTTAACAGTTATTCCTGAGAAGTCTCAATCTTAGTCCCTTTCTCTTCTATGTTTATGTGGCTACTTACTGATTATTTCCTCCCAGTGATGGCAGATCCTTCTGAAGTATGCTGcttacttttttcaaaataagcCGCCATTCCTCTCCCTTTTCAATTGCTTATCTATCTAGGTATCTTTTTCTGACTCAAACCTGATAGGCAGCTGTAAGGGTAAAATGAGACATTTTCTTTGAGGAGGAGCTGCCTGCCTCACCTTCCCTCCTCAGGGTTTTAGGATAATCAAATCAAGAAACAAAATATCTTGCAATTAcatgaaatgacaaaaatcttCATTTTCATATAACGCCCTAGAAACAGGATTGTACAGTTTGTATAGTCAAACTTTAGAGTTAAGTACCACTTAATTCTAAAAGGATCTACTATAAGTCTActtcccattttataaaatgtattgttAAAAAAGAGACGACAGgctcaaaatggagtcacttgtgctaagcccACATCACCAAACTGAGACAGTGCCTAACCTAACTGCAGTTTCAGCCCCTCCCAGGAATGTACTCCTCCCCAGTCAGTCTGGAATCTCCTAGTCAGCATTAGAGAAGTAATCTACTTGGTAGACTCCTGTAGTCCCCAAAGGAAGGTTCCCCGGGCCTGAAACAATCATCTCTCTGTTAGTGTCCTTGTCCCACCTCCTTCTGCCGATAAACGTcttccattttgtacagctcTTCAGAGCTTCTCTGTATTTGCTAGGGGAGATGCTACCTGACACATGAATCACTGAATATAGCCAATAAGacctttaaaatttactcagttgcatttagttttttaacagtatatgaaaattaaaaagtacaaaattcaGGGGAGTACCTGATAATCTGACGGCATTACAGGCCCGCCTGAGTTTGTGCCTGAAGGCCCTAGCCGCGGTTTCTTGTTTGGAGGCACCTGATTAAGGCCGGAGTCCTGACTGTGCTGCAGCCCTGCTCCGGCGGCCCcgggccccgccccggcccctccTGCAGTCCCGTTGGCCTGGGTGCTGTTCTGCTGCTGCGGGGCTGCCTGTGGAGGGGCTGCTGCCTGCTGCGGCGGGGCTGCGGGCTGCGGATGTTGGTTCTGCTGCTGTTGCTGATTCTtgtagagagggaaaaaaagcaagcttGCTGTGGAACTAAATTACATCTTCCATGACACGATATGCACGTGAGACTGCTGACCAACCTGGGGAGGGACCTCTGTGGGACACCAAAGTGACTGGAATGACCAGAGAATGGAGCAGCCAGGGAATACAGCAGCTCCAGAAGTCAAAGTACTGAGCCCCGAACAGGACCCGTTCTCTGAAGTTCATTTAGATTTGCACAGTAACCCTCCAAGTCAGTCACAGACATCCCACTGAAGAGCACAGGCACACAGGAAATAGCAACTCATTAAAACAGCTATAATAGTCTTTTCAATCAATTTGGAAAAGTAGGGCTGTGTGGGGAGGAGTCAACTGCAATCAAAGAATAGAGCGATGCTTTAAAAGCAGCCTGCATAAAGTGACGGCAATGACATGAACAAACAGAAAGCAAGAATTAAGAATCAGGGAATAAAACAGGCAATAGAACGAATCAGGAAGTTCATTTATCTGTGAATGCATATTTCAAATCGCAAAGTACATCTACAATAAAGTAAGtacataattaaataaaaggCAGTTAAATATATGGGAATTATTAAATTATCCATTCCTAAGTGCAGTATATACCTTGTCACCTTTCTCTTCAGGTTCATCTTCATTAAGGAATTCTCGTTTGGGGTATGGAATCTGGCAGCCAGCAAACACACTAAAaaccatgaaaaggaaaaaaaaagaattcatgtcATGACGTAAAATCTACAATATCACTGACCTTGTTCATTTAAaattccactattttttcttaaaaaaatttttttttcttaaaaaaaattccacttttttttcctactcttcaTCTGTGGCTGGTTATGCCTCTCAACACAATTTAAGCAATAAGAAAAGAACAATTTGTCATCTAAGTTTACATGAATTGCCACTTTCAATAACACATCTTAACTGTGGTTATAGCTAGTTGACATATATGACACAGAAATTTCTCCACACAAACTTCAGCAGCACTAAGAACAACTGAATGTGCGTTTGCTTCaacagtgaaaataattttctcaagaAAAGCTGCACCTCTAATAAATCCAAGCACAATTTATATATGTGGGTGTAACAAGGATGGGGAAGTGGAGGAGTCTGGTTGTACAGTAGacacacagaattttaaaatctcagttcCCTACTGATTTGGTGTGAACTGTTCTGGCTGACCGATCTATAAAAGTCTCCTCTGTTCTCAGCTttagttttcatctgtaaaacggatTAATGGTCATTCCTAAAATACTTGTTTTCATTCACACCTCTCTACAGCTTTGCCTGTTTCAAAATACAGGACCTCCCTCTTGACTAGTTTTTCTCTGCAGCAGTATtaacaaagaaagtaaaatactTCAGTAACAAGTGCTTCTCTTGCTTTCAGCCACCATCCAACATCCTCAGCCTGGAGCACAGCACACAGAAAAGGAAGGATACATACTCTAATGTCGGCAAGGGGTCCTCCTGAAAATAGGGATCCTGCAGAGCCTGCTCTGAGGTAATTCTCTTGGTTGGATCCATAGTAAGGAGTTTCTGAAGCTTGAATAACACATAAGAAATTGACAGCACATGAAAAGTTTGTTTCCAAGTCAATGTTTTGACTTTTGTGTTAATGTCTAATAGAATATCAAATGCAATTTTGTATAGCTCACCACAATATTAATACACTAGACACATTTATGTGAGACTAGCAGAAATCATTAGCATTAGAGCccttttagaatttaaatttttttctgctgaTAAACCACTGGACAAGGCTAAAAGTCAAGGGTGACATCTCAAAAGAGAAAGATTTAATTTTGCCCCAGCATCCaccaatttcctttctttctaaagaGGAGGAAGAGCTGGGACAATTCCGTGGTAAGCAGGGCTGTGCTAAAGGATCCAAGTTCCCAGTCTGGGAGAGATGCACCTACCAAGAGGAACACTTTGCTGTCAGGCTTGACCTTGTGTTTCTCCATGTACTTTATGAGGCTACTGTTGGCGTACCTGTAGACATGAGAATCACACACTATTAAGAACACTCACacaatttacaatttttaatggAAAGTTCCAAGATTGGTTTTCCTATATGGTATGTGTTAAGTTAAGCCattgttttttctaattaaaaaggaACACATAACCAAATGTTGGTAAATGTGTGAAGAAATAAGAATTGTTACACACAGCATGTAGGagtttatattgttaaaattacttTGTAAGATAATGACTCATGAACTATAAGAGTTGAAAATGTGAGTatcctgtgacccagcaattcctttCCTAGGTACATACTCTATATCAGGATATCAACCCCTCAGGCTGAAGGGTGAGTAAATGggtattattcattttattatcctAAATAGACTACATATTTTCATCATATATATTGTTTCCTATATATGAAATACTTCAAATTAAAAAGGTCAAAAAATAGGTGATCTATGTTCATGGTAGAAAATTTAGAGAATatagaaaagcataaagaaaaaaattgaaatcactcATAATCAACCTAGCAGCAATAAAAAAACACTGTCATCAagattttgataattttcttttgtcctttttcatGCATATATATGATACAAACACAGgcatttttgtctttataaaattAGAATCATACTATATAAATTGTGctaacttttttcacttaatattgtttcataaacatttttccttGCCAAATGCTCTTTAAACTTATTATTTGTACTGAATGTATATTTTCTACTGTTACTAACGATGTTTGTTTCACAACAGTTGTAAAACGCAGGTTCTTGAAGGTCAATCTAGTACACATGTAGGGAGACAATACTGCATGGCAGGTGAGAATCAGAGACCCCTACCAGACCCTGGCACAATCATTTACcaattgtgtgatcttgggcagttAGTTAACCTCTAGGAAAGCCTTAGGTGCCTCATCTTAGCTATGTGTGGCTGCTTTGACTGCCTTCtcaggataaattcttagaattatTAGGTCAAAGGGTATGTACATTTCAAAGCCTTCTTGCTACACAAACCTGGCCCTCAGACCAGAAGCATGGGCACCAGAGAGCCTGCAGTAGGAATGCATGTACTCAGGCCCTATCCCAGATTCTGAATCACAATCCACATTTTTAACAAGGTCTCCATGTGATTTGTAggtacattaaagtttgagaagcattcaTTCTCTCACCAGTAGCATATAAGTAAGCGTGCCCATTATTATATTACCCTTGCCAACactaggtatttttattttaaaaaatctttgccatGTATAttaatttaacaattattttcctCCAATACCAGGAACATTTTTATTGGCAAGGTAGCCATTAAGTTTGGTAATGGAAAGAAACTTTAAGGTTTATGTAGAAATGGAGTCTGTCAACATGGCTTTAGTCTTTATGTTGAATCAACTGATTTCTTGGGTTAACTCCAGATTCTAGGTTATTTGTTTCTATCATAATATAAAAAGTCTTGAAGTTGAGAAATCCTATTGCTCAATTCCCATTGtggtttcttatttttcctaGTATTAAAGCTAAGATAAATTCTTTGTCATTTTCTGAATTATCCTCTTCCAGATTTGCTACAGTTTAAGAGCTGAACAGTTTTCAAAGTGACTCAAACTTTTTATACACATTATAAAGCATTTTATCAGACCATGTTTATTcaaacattcaatttttaaagtcaacttacttatttccttttaattctatTTTCACCTTGCCTTCTAATGAGCTAATGAGAGCTGACAGCTGACATTGGAAAGATTACAGCAACTTCCGTTATTATCCTTCACAATTCACTTTAAGGGtaatttttttggttctttttatctAATATAAACAAGTTATTATTCGTTTACTTTTTATGTCATCTGATATaacattttctggaatttttttctttattatacttTGACATGTATGTATTGTATTAGATTTagctaatttttaataaattcttgTCTTATGCATCAGTAGCCTGATTTTATGTGGATAAAACTGTCTGCTTAGGAAGTATGGCTCTTATCTCTGAACTTTTCCTATTACCTTTCTAACTGAatttcagttatcttttaaaatttctctccttttatctctggttattgtaaatactatcattttatgtaaaattcttcCTCTGGCCTTTAAATACTAAGATAAAATGTTAAGTGccttcattaattttctctatcTATCTTTTATATTACTAGTGTATCTTCAATTACTTGaaccactttctcttcttttttttttttttgaggtacgcgggcctctcactgttgtggcctctcccgttgcggagcacaggctccggacgcccaggcccagccgctccgtggcatgtgggatcttcccggaccggggcaggaacccgtgtcccctgcatcggcaggcggactctcaaccactgtgccaccagggaagcccgaaccacTTTCATTTAATACCCATTTGACAAGTAACTAATGAGACTGCACTATGTACCAGGCCCTGGGGATACCTATAATGGTGTATAAAATAGGCACCATCCATATTCTAGAGGGAAAGATGGTAACTGTTCAAAAGCCAACTGCAGAGCAAAGTGATCAGTGCCAAGAGAAGCAGCACAGGATATGCTATGGGAGTACAGAGGGGAAGCACCTAACTCAGACTAGCAGGTCAAGGGGAAATCTCGTCAGGatagaaaggataaataaaggaGTTAATCGGATGAACTAGGTGGGAGGAAAGTATATCCCAGACTgaaggaacagcatgtgtaaAAATCCAGAGGTCAAAGGAAACTTAGGGGTTTTGAGGCTCTTAAAGAAATTCATGATGTCTAGGCTATAGAGTACAAAGTGGACAGAGGTTTAGGAGATGAACTTGGTGATGTAGAAGCCAAGGCTCTGTAAGCTATATTAAGAAATTGAGAGCAATGGTGAATTAAGAGCAACTTGAAGACTGACATGATCAAATGTGCTTCTGGCAATGACTGCAGTACAGACAGTGAGGTGGAGTGAAGACTGAAGGTAGAAATCACTTAGGAGGCCGCTGCAGGATTCCAGGCGAGAGACAGTGGTGGTCTGGCCTACAACAGTGGAACggtagatggagagaaatacaaaGATCCAAAGGATATTTAGAACAAAGAATTTACTGGATTTGCTAATTGTTTAGACACTGGGGGGTAAAATGGAAGACAGTGAGATAGAAGAAGGATCAGGGATTTGGCTTGAACAATCAGATGCATCATGGAGCTATTTCCTAAGATAAGAAATATAGTGGGAGGAGAGGTTTAGGAGGACAGatgatgagttcagttttggacatgtaTTTTGAAGTGTTTATGGGACATTCAAGTTGGGATTCCATAAGGCAATTAGATAAATGGGTCTGAAACTTGGGAAAGAGATCTGAGTAGGATGTATAAACTGGGAGCTATCAGCATAACTGATGGTACATTGTGGCCATCAAAATCACGGAGACTGCCTGGGGAAATGTCTAGAGTGAGAAGAGAGCCCAATTCAGACCCTTGAGCAATGTCAGTGCTCTCTTTAAGGGATGAAAAGAGGCAAGGACCCTACCAAGGACTGTGTAAAAGAGAGGCCCAAAATGATTAGTGCCATTCCCTGCTTCTCTTTATGATGTCTGCTTTTGTTCCTACAAGCCCTCCAGTCCTGAAATTTTTCTGTTAAGATGCCCAAGAGAGAACCTCTTCCATCTTTTCCTCTGGGTGTGCACATTTATAACAAACTTCTCTCACTTCTACTCAGCATACATGTCCCCACCAGTTTGTTTTACTCAAATCCCAGGCCATGTGTTCTTCCTCCTGCCACCCTTCCTGGTTGCCTAGCCCAGCATTTCAGTCACCAGTCATTAGTTAGATAAAGACAAAATCATAGTTGTGGCCTTGAACTGAGCCTTTATCAAGCTAAAACAGAAGAGACATTTAAACTATCCACTGACCCTTAAattcttaaaagtttttaaatactaCAGCCTAAGCCTGGCATATATGTTAACAACATCTGGAATATCTTCTTTAAATCATAAACATAATTAATACACTAAAATCTAAGTTTCTGGTTgaaataatatctttttaaaaaaggattaattTAAATATTCCCATTGAATATTACTTATATGTAATATGGAATTACTTACGTCGTTCTTCTAAAGTCTTTTTGAAGTGTGGGGTATTCTGGCATCTTTCTAATATCTTCCCAGTCTTTATCTtacaaaaaatattgaatattgttaTAGGAAATAGTGTTACTTATCAAAAATCTAGTTATTTtagcttaaatatatatattaaaactaaatatacattaaaatatgcttttcaaaaagaatgtttttgaaatatgactcattattttgaaataaataaataaattacctgCAGGAAACCCCATGACACTAAATATCCGATCTAGTTGATCATGATGAAAGGGATTGcttgtttttatatcttcctgACGACAGTGAAAAATAGGTTCTGAAGTCAACAATTCAGCAAATATGCAACCTATTGCCCATATGtctataaaggaagaaaaacaagtttttgcacacatttattatatttctttggtTATAATTTCTGGGTATAATCACAACctacatataaaaatacttttgggGGTAGGGGGATGGACGAAATAGGtaaaagggattaagag harbors:
- the CDK19 gene encoding cyclin-dependent kinase 19 isoform X6 yields the protein MQLPRSMVKSLLYQILDGIHYLHANWVLHRDLKPANILVMGEGPERGRVKIADMGFARLFNSPLKPLADLDPVVVTFWYRAPELLLGARHYTKAIDIWAIGCIFAELLTSEPIFHCRQEDIKTSNPFHHDQLDRIFSVMGFPADKDWEDIRKMPEYPTLQKDFRRTTYANSSLIKYMEKHKVKPDSKVFLLLQKLLTMDPTKRITSEQALQDPYFQEDPLPTLDVFAGCQIPYPKREFLNEDEPEEKGDKNQQQQQNQHPQPAAPPQQAAAPPQAAPQQQNSTQANGTAGGAGAGPGAAGAGLQHSQDSGLNQVPPNKKPRLGPSGTNSGGPVMPSDYQHSSSRLNYQSSVQGSSQSQSSLGYSSSSQQSAQYHPSHQAHRY
- the CDK19 gene encoding cyclin-dependent kinase 19 isoform X1; its protein translation is MISRRSWRRSGSGWRICLSTKGAKWDAAPTGTSTRRGEKMAVSGPKKECTLSCRVYHTSLCEIPGGLRVWTSSVGGSRLFSRRKDEKEYALKQIEGTGISMSACREIALLRELKHPNVIALQKVFLSHSDRKVWLLFDYAEHDLWHIIKFHRASKANKKPMQLPRSMVKSLLYQILDGIHYLHANWVLHRDLKPANILVMGEGPERGRVKIADMGFARLFNSPLKPLADLDPVVVTFWYRAPELLLGARHYTKAIDIWAIGCIFAELLTSEPIFHCRQEDIKTSNPFHHDQLDRIFSVMGFPADKDWEDIRKMPEYPTLQKDFRRTTYANSSLIKYMEKHKVKPDSKVFLLLQKLLTMDPTKRITSEQALQDPYFQEDPLPTLDVFAGCQIPYPKREFLNEDEPEEKGDKNQQQQQNQHPQPAAPPQQAAAPPQAAPQQQNSTQANGTAGGAGAGPGAAGAGLQHSQDSGLNQVPPNKKPRLGPSGTNSGGPVMPSDYQHSSSRLNYQSSVQGSSQSQSSLGYSSSSQQSAQYHPSHQAHRY
- the CDK19 gene encoding cyclin-dependent kinase 19 isoform X2, whose protein sequence is MISRRSWRRSGSGWRICLSTKGAKWDAAPTGTSTRRGEKMVSGPKKECTLSCRVYHTSLCEIPGGLRVWTSSVGGSRLFSRRKDEKEYALKQIEGTGISMSACREIALLRELKHPNVIALQKVFLSHSDRKVWLLFDYAEHDLWHIIKFHRASKANKKPMQLPRSMVKSLLYQILDGIHYLHANWVLHRDLKPANILVMGEGPERGRVKIADMGFARLFNSPLKPLADLDPVVVTFWYRAPELLLGARHYTKAIDIWAIGCIFAELLTSEPIFHCRQEDIKTSNPFHHDQLDRIFSVMGFPADKDWEDIRKMPEYPTLQKDFRRTTYANSSLIKYMEKHKVKPDSKVFLLLQKLLTMDPTKRITSEQALQDPYFQEDPLPTLDVFAGCQIPYPKREFLNEDEPEEKGDKNQQQQQNQHPQPAAPPQQAAAPPQAAPQQQNSTQANGTAGGAGAGPGAAGAGLQHSQDSGLNQVPPNKKPRLGPSGTNSGGPVMPSDYQHSSSRLNYQSSVQGSSQSQSSLGYSSSSQQSAQYHPSHQAHRY
- the CDK19 gene encoding cyclin-dependent kinase 19 isoform X5 is translated as MSACREIALLRELKHPNVIALQKVFLSHSDRKVWLLFDYAEHDLWHIIKFHRASKANKKPMQLPRSMVKSLLYQILDGIHYLHANWVLHRDLKPANILVMGEGPERGRVKIADMGFARLFNSPLKPLADLDPVVVTFWYRAPELLLGARHYTKAIDIWAIGCIFAELLTSEPIFHCRQEDIKTSNPFHHDQLDRIFSVMGFPADKDWEDIRKMPEYPTLQKDFRRTTYANSSLIKYMEKHKVKPDSKVFLLLQKLLTMDPTKRITSEQALQDPYFQEDPLPTLDVFAGCQIPYPKREFLNEDEPEEKGDKNQQQQQNQHPQPAAPPQQAAAPPQAAPQQQNSTQANGTAGGAGAGPGAAGAGLQHSQDSGLNQVPPNKKPRLGPSGTNSGGPVMPSDYQHSSSRLNYQSSVQGSSQSQSSLGYSSSSQQSAQYHPSHQAHRY
- the CDK19 gene encoding cyclin-dependent kinase 19 isoform X3, which translates into the protein MDYDFKAKLAAERERVEDLFEYEGCKVGRGTYGHVYKARRKDGKDEKEYALKQIEGTGISMSACREIALLRELKHPNVIALQKVFLSHSDRKVWLLFDYAEHDLWHIIKFHRASKANKKPMQLPRSMVKSLLYQILDGIHYLHANWVLHRDLKPANILVMGEGPERGRVKIADMGFARLFNSPLKPLADLDPVVVTFWYRAPELLLGARHYTKAIDIWAIGCIFAELLTSEPIFHCRQEDIKTSNPFHHDQLDRIFSVMGFPADKDWEDIRKMPEYPTLQKDFRRTTYANSSLIKYMEKHKVKPDSKVFLLLQKLLTMDPTKRITSEQALQDPYFQEDPLPTLDVFAGCQIPYPKREFLNEDEPEEKGDKNQQQQQNQHPQPAAPPQQAAAPPQAAPQQQNSTQANGTAGGAGAGPGAAGAGLQHSQDSGLNQVPPNKKPRLGPSGTNSGGPVMPSDYQHSSSRLNYQSSVQGSSQSQSSLGYSSSSQQSAQYHPSHQAHRY